A genomic region of Colletotrichum destructivum chromosome 1, complete sequence contains the following coding sequences:
- a CDS encoding Putative serine/threonine-protein kinase, active, translating into MSTPTTATATLPPHSHYHHPHYPYNHQPYQASTATGSSYRQPANPILSTSSSTATATARLPSSYANSSSIAYSTTSTASHAGPNGLGPLASSATSRTIHDFSSPDANYSVNAMPTNSQSQSSQSGRKRRRSKEPDWNKFYKNGLPKEIIVIDDTPEPEQGKVVGNGVRVVSNGNGNAIATNGASSRPIPKKRKRDDEPQPYDPVYHNSKYAASHTTTPHHNGTPSGSTISTDRTTNSAIHTTAATSLSSNGQEYYDVQPGQKRKRTRQQIAQEAKKREVEGLGDPFVSYKPPPYPPKKASDVHVRVVQDAGYNKNAKVDDDDGHYIVVPDADLTKEYQMVKLLGQGTFGKVVQARDRRRNKSVAIKIIRSVQKYRDASRIELRVLATLKENDSENRNRCIHLRDCFDYRGHICIVMDLLGQSVFDFLKSNSFVPFPNSQIQSFARQLFTSVAFLHDLNLIHTDLKPENILLCDSAYQTFTYNRKIPSSSTTVNRQANQRRVLLDTEIRLIDFGSATFQDEYHSSVVSTRHYRAPEIILGLGWSFPCDIWSIGCILVEFFTGDALFQTHDNLEHLAMMEMVVGQRIDSGLVQAVNKMATRSGGNPASKYFKRLKLDYPTPETTRASKRFVKAMRRLEDIIPSNTTYFKNFLDLLRKIFVYDPQHRITAKQALQHPWFKEPATPDDGTEAAKIRLERLRQEQDHRHHA; encoded by the exons ATGTCGACCCCGACAACGGCCACTGCGACACTGCCTCCTCACTCGCATTATCATCATCCCCATTACCCCTACAACCATCAGCCGTACCAGGCCTCTACTGCTACGGGCTCCTCATACCGTCAGCCCGCAAACCCAATCCTCtccacttcctcctcgacggcgacggcgacggcgagactGCCTTCCTCGTACGCCAACTCGTCGAGCATCGCGTATTCTACCACTTCTACTGCCAGTCACGCTGGTCCAAATGGCCTAGGCCCTCTAGCCTCGTCAGCCACTTCGAGGACCATTCACGACTTTTCGAGTCCCGACGCGAACTACTCCGTTAACGCAATGCCTACCAACTCACAATCTCAGTCTTCCCAGTCAGGTCGCAAGCGACGCCGCTCAAAGGAGCCCGACTGGAACAAGTTCTACAAAAACGGCCTCCCCAAGGAAATCATCGTCATCGATGATACCCCCGAGCCAGAGCAGGGCAAGGTTGTCGGCAATGGCGTAAGGGTCGTGtccaacggcaacggcaacgccatcgccaccaaCGGTGCCAGCAGTCGTCCTATTCCCAAGAAGCGGAAACGAGACGACGAGCCTCAACCGTACGACCCTGTCTACCACAACAGCAAGTACGCCGCCTCCCACACAACCACTCCTCATCACAACGGGACCCCCAGCGGCTCTACCATTTCAACCGATCGTACGACGAACTCGGCCATCCATACCACGGCTGCCACCTCACTGTCCTCGAACGGCCAGGAGTATTACGATGTGCAGCCCGGccaaaagaggaagaggactCGTCAGCAGATCGCTCaagaggcgaagaagagagaggtcGAAGGCCTTGGCGATCCCTTCGTCAGCTACAAGCCGCCTCCCTATCCTCCCAAGAAAGCCTCCGACGTGCACGTTCGTGTAGTTCAGGAT GCCGGCTACAACAAAAACGCTAaagtcgacgatgacgatggacaCTACATTGTCGTCCCCGATGCAGACTTGACGAAAGAGT ATCAAATGGTCAAACTTCTCGGACAGGGTACCTTTGGCAAGGTCGTCCAGGCTCGAGACCGAAGGAGGAACAAGTCGGTTGCGATCAAGATCATCCGATCGGTGCAAAAGTACCGAGATGCATCCCGAATCGAGCTCCGAGTCCTGGCCACGCTTAAGGAGAACGACAGTGAGAACCGCAATCGTTGCATTCACCTGCGGGACTGTTTCGACTACCGCGGCCACATCTGCATCGTCATGGACCTTCTCGGACAGAGCGTCTTCGATTTTCTGAAAAGCAACAGCTTTGTGCCTTTCCCCAACAGTCAAATCCAGAGTTTTGCCCGCCAGCTCTTCACCAGTGTCGCCT TTCTGCACGACCTCAATCTCATTCACACTGATTTGAAGCCCGAAAACATCCTTCTGTGCGACAGCGCATACCAAACTTTTACGTACAATCGAAAGATACCCTCCTCGTCTACGACCGTGAACCGTCAGGCGAACCAGCGCCGAGTCCTACTGGACACTGAAATTCGTCTCATCGATTTTGGCTCCGCCACTTTCCAGGATGAATACCACAGCTCCGTCGTATCTACTCGCCATTACAGGGCACCCGAGATCATCCTGGGCCTCGGGTGGTCTTTCCCCTGCGATATCTGGAGCATAGGGTGCATTCTGGTCGAATTCTTCACCGGTGATGCCCTCTTCCAAACTCACGACAATCTGGAACATCTTGCCATGATGGAGATGGTCGTCGGTCAGAGGATAGACTCTGGCCTTGTCCAAGCCGTCAACAAAATGGCCACTCGGAGCGGCGGAAACCCAGCCTCCAA GTACTTCAAAAGGCTCAAGCTTGACTACCCCACGCCGGAGACGACGCGGGCTTCTAAGAGATTCGTCAAGGCGATGAGGCGACTAGAG GACATTATCCCTTCAAACACTACCTACTTCAAGAACTTCTTGGATCTTCTCCGGAAGATCTTTGTCTACGATCCCCAGCACCGCATCACCGCGAAGCAGGCGTTGCAGCACCCTTGGTTCAAGGAACCCGCGACACCGGACGATGggaccgaggccgccaagattCGCTTGGAACGATTGAGACAGGAGCAAGATCATCGGCATCACGCATGA